The segment aagcaagagtggtcaggtcacacgccaggggtcaatagccagggatccaggagacagacagcaactGTCTGTCTGTGGGCATAGGGAACACAGCAGGAAGGTACAGCAGGAACAGGTACAGCAGGAAACAgcagaaggtacaggtgatgcaggaatatacacagacagacaggaacacaggaactacacagggaagttggctgggaaccaacaaattTGACAaggaagggttaacacaggagctggacacaggaaacactggattaagcagcaggtgtacaagAACTAGATCAAAGAACTAGGGAGCTCTTGTTGCACAAACGCAAAATTGAGtctctgagctagctaaatagccactGCTGgttaagaagctattttctgattggcaagCGGCATGGATtgatttgataaagcttggaaacaaaggcacgcccagcatcagaactgcccgcatgcgcaggggagagatgcctgtgctttagtgaggaacaagtaAATGTGACAGAGCTAATACAACTTTGTCACCCCCACCCATAGCATCAGATTACTGATTTAGTGATGCATTGTTAGCCAATTTCAGTCTGAACTAGTTAATAAAAGTAATCTGCAGCAGTagactaaatacatttttaactctgtaaatcaaatttttataaattaaataagtaaaaaaatgtatacttcctATGACATAtaccaccattaaaaaaaaaaaacgaatagacattatttaattaaaatctaAATGAAGGTTTAATTTCAGGTACACCAACACAAAATATGTGCGAAGTCTTGCAACTGGTTCTCATTCGAATGCAGCCGCAGCTACCCCCTGCCATCATGCTATGCAGAAAGGCCTTGCTCTCTCTTTGTGCAGGCAGTGGTTTCTTATGCAGAGGTCCAATATGGCCACAGATGATAGCTCTGCAATTAGCAAATGTCATGCTCTCTGTGGATTAAAAAGTTGTAGCTTTACCATATATCTGCAGAGACCAATGTTTCCACACATAGAGCAAGGGTTCTTCTCTACAATATGCTGGAAGAAGATAGAATTTTCTATCAGCTGTTGCGGATTTCTAAagaaataaactttgtaaagaaaaCTATGCACGCATGTTGTTTTTATACTCCTGGAAATTATCTGATGCCAGTTTAATAATGTGCATATTTTACAGGAagacaaatgtgaaaataagcAACTGTTTCTCCTATTCTAAGTGGTGTAGAATTGACTTTGTAATCACTATTCATGTTATGATATATTTCAGGTTCTTGACTGTAGAAAGGTTGTGATTTCTTTTATCAAAGTAAACTCTGGTAACCTTTGATGCAATAAAATTCAAGAATCAATAATACACTGGTTTGTGTTAAGACCTACACCTACACACAATGCTGttaaattccaaaaaaacataatagatgGGATGTACAGATTTGCTTTATAGTTTTACTACTCACGTTTTTTGGCTGTTTTGAGTTCATCCTTCTTGGTTAGCCCTCCTGCTTGGGAAGCTGCATTGGAGTTTCCACTTGCAATGTTGCTAGTTGATTTCTCCTCCTTTTTCTGTGTCTCCTGTTACagattattatttacttttcaaTGTCACTGGGCATGTTTACTGGCACAAGTAGAAAAGAAACAATAactatatgtaaaccctaaaatgCAAGCTTGGTTTGGAGCTTCAGCTCTGTATCCACACTTTTGGTATCTTTTAGATGTCCAGTCGGGGCCAAAACATAGTGACAATTTTAGCTGTATTTCAGCCCATCTCGCTGCTAAATGCATAGAGTGTTTATGCTgttcttgtgtttgtgtgtgcaAATTTTATCTTATAACccaaattttacaagtttttaagcTATTGGttacacaaaaatacacaataaatatatgtgttaaTGTGCCTTAAGTGATTGTAGTTATATAAGTGATCACACCAACACTGGGTACTGtctgtaaacctttttttatttccactgacAGTTAAATTTATTTGCACAGCAGTACAATTTCCTTTTCCTGTTTTGCAATAGTGAGTTCTAAAGTTCCAGAGGTACTTCATATGCTCCCTATATGCTACACAACATGAGGTATGAAGCAAATACAGTCACTTTGCGAATACAATGCATGGCTATCATCCAGAAAGTTATAGTTACTGGGTCATGCATCCATGTCCCCTCCTACTTGTTGGGGTCCCCACTAATAGTGGATGGCTTCCAGGtatgaataaaaatgtgtgtgtgacATAGAGATGTGTGGCTCTGACACAAGTTAACACAGCACCTCAGAAAGGCAAGGATGCTGCAACAGGTAGTAGGTATAACAGGTGATTATCAGAAGatactgtcattttgtattggtttaGTTTACCGATTAAGTGAATATCTAAACAACTAATTAACATGCCATGGTAGGAAGAGCCAGACTTTTGCACCAAGTTTGGGTTATCTACACTGCAATCCTTTATTATAGCGGCAGCTACTCATGTTcctatatataaacctaaaaatgtaataccttCTCCTTCTTCTTTGTTATCCCTTGTTTGGTCTTCTGTACCTGGACTTTGTCCACCTTTTCAGTAGCTGAGCCACTATGGTGGCTTGGTGGTCTTTCACTTTTGGAATCAGCATGCCGGGAGGttgttggctttaaaaaatgacaattgatGAAACCACAACAGTCAAAGAAATATCATATTTCTTCTTGTATTTTAGATTAGAGGAATTTGGAGACATGGAATTTAAAATCTAACATTTACACAAAGTGGTTCATTTAAGTGTAATGCCAGCTACCTGTTTTCTagttctggggaaaaaaataaaacatttgccaggatttttctgtttgtgttcaCTCTCATTTTTTGTCCTGTTGACTTGGACTGAaaatgatggtgaaaaacaatttGGTCATTGGAACTCTTTAAATAGGAACAGTGACAACATGAAATGCCTAAAAAAACCTAGAAAGTGAGGTCTTTGCTAAATCTGCTCTTTACTAATATTCACAACTGTAAATATTCAAAGTTTTCAGATTGGACCAATATTTAATGCACcatttaccatttattgtttTAACAATGAAACATGCAACAATTGTTAGCGTGCAGTGAATTAAGGATAAATTAGCTGCTAATACACCATAATGTGCCTAAAATCATAcataacccattttttttatgaaatgcacGTGTATCATCATTGGCTACAATGCATTAGTGTTCTATTAGTGTGCTGGGGTACCATCCAAAATGAATCGCACCAAAACACAGCAACACGTTACATGCATGCAACTCAAGAATGTAAATCTGGCCTAAAGCAgatgaaaaagcaaataaagggATATATTTTTCCTAAACCTAAGTGTAACTAGTTGGGGCTGCTATAAGGACAAGATAATTATCCAGTTTAATAATTTCACATGGAATATTCAAATCACAAAAATTAACCTATTTATGCTTACTGATCTTGGTTGTTCCTGAGCTTCCTTGTCCAGTAAGAGCCGCCTCCTCTCAACAATCTCGGCATGTGTTAATGAGAAATGGCCCAACACCTAACCAAAAATGTTACACTGTGAATTGTAAACATCTCCAGGAGGTTAAATAATAGTAAGATATAAATCTGTACCAACCTCAGCCAATGCTAGAGCTCCTTTATCACCTATTTGATTGCTTGAAAGATTAAGTGAAAGAAGAGATCTGTTGAATCTTAAGGCCTAAAAAATATAACAAGCAGTTGATTCTAGAATCTGGCTGTAGGAGTCTGTATATAACACATAATGCATTTCTCTTTGATCAGACTGATAAATGAGTGAACTAAATTTTACCTGTGCAATGTGATTAGCTCCCTCATCTGTAATATGGTTGTAGCTGAGCACAAGAGAAGCCAGGTTTTTGTTGGTCATCTTCAGGCTTTGCAAAGCTTGACTTATTAGTCTTGCCCCTTCATCATTAATTTTGTTGTTTCTCAGCGATATGTGGGAAAACCTGGATTGTGGGAAAATGTGAGTTTATATAGTTACAAAGTAAGTcaaattgaaaaaagacataagtccatcaagttcaacccctagggaaataaacatatcccagatataaaaccctatataaagacacagctgatccagaggaaggcaaaaaaaccctgatacaatttgctccaacaggggaaaaagaattgcttcctgatttcatgaggcaattggatgttccctggatcaacagtctctgctatctttaatttaaagctttaaaacccagttacattctgttcttctagaaaagcatacagCTGTGTCTTAATCCAtagcaatccatagtagttgctgaaactacttcctaaagcagctgattacacattttcacagaccttacagtgaagaatcccttccttatccggagattaagggtcttttcctccagactcaaagagtGCCCAAAATGAAtccaaaatgaatatttgttataattttactaaaattattttacttacatGAAATCATCTGAGATCAGTTTGTAATAGGACTGCTGAGGCAAGGGATTACCTTCTAGCACAAAGACCCTGGTAAACCAATCAAACATAGACATACAATATTAAACTTTTATGCAACATTGtgtttttaacataacatttttactgaaatactgaaaaatatattatttgtaaggCCCGGATCTAGgtcagtattccccagacaccaatcccccaatctatgccgcagtcttcgcctatagcggTGAGGTATTACCTGAGTACTTACGCCCGGAGGGCGCCTTCTAACATTCTTGACAGCCACTAGTACAAGGATTGATGACTTCTGATTGGCAACTCAAAAAGACAGAGTGGCAACACTTGACCACCAATCGCAGAAGAAAACAGCAATAATCACTTTCAAACAGCAAATACctaaacattcactgaaatattacctggtctaaaaaaaaatttaaagatttaaaacttacttgaaaatTGATTTACCAAACCTTGTATAAGATTTAATTGACTTGGTATGCATATACTTAAAAACCAGAAAGTAATTCTAgtctgatccttttttttttaattaaaggaagAATTGTGGGTGGGACATAATCATGTCTCTTTAAAATTAATTAGCAAAATGTGATCTTAAACTCTAACTACAGGATTaaggaaaaaattcctttgcaGTGGGACTATCCCTACATTGTGAGGGGTAAATGCTCCTTTAGGTTGGGAAGGGGGTCTAAAAAGAAATGGTACTGTTTTCTTCCTTCACTCCTGTAGGCTCCTCCCCTGTGCCACCAGTCCCCCACTGGTTGTTTTCTAATCTTCTTCCCGCAATAGTGGTGGGCCATTCAAAATCAATTGGTTGCCTTAATGCAATGTACATTTAGCGTGTGTAAATAACTGCAAAAGTATGAAGGAAGTCTAACTGattcatttatttacctttaagaagtgaaaactttgaagaaataagaacacaaaaatgtttcattttggtAAATTCATTTAGTATACCTTTAAAAGATAACAGACTGTGGAAAAGAGGTACCTCCACAACGGTAATGGGGCTTTTGTTTACTGCAAAGAGTTCTTCCAAACAAATCTATTGGTATGCAAAACCTGCTTGCAGCACATCAAATGCAGTTGGGAAGAAGGAAACTGCAGGGCAATAAATTTGAACTGATCCCCGAAGCAACTGATGTCATCAACAAAAATCCCATCAGCACTGATCTTTACTATTAAGAATTAAATGTGGAATAGTCTTACAAAATATGAACAGCaactaatattttttaggaaatatattgaAGAAATAAATCCTGCATCATTCCATGAAAAGACCACCCCCACCAAATAaatgttctataaatatatttacacatgatACATAACATATGCATGAGTATGAATGAAAGAAAGTATCCAAATGGTTGCTAagcacaataaatcattttgatgaattaaatattttgcttCTTGCTGCCAATTCTCAAATCAGATGAGTAAGGTTCTTGTTTACCTGATGCTTGGGCAGCGCTGAAGGATGGTGAGGAGGGAAGAAAATGTGGCATCTGTGAGGGCTACATTCCAAagactaaaaaaacacaaatgtaaaatattcataatatttatgatacaaatgtaataaacctaaaaataaatggaatggaaaatAAAATCGATGTTTAACCTCCACTCATTCCTGCtcatgtttcttctgtttttgtatatttaatttttttttactaggggATCCAGCAACTTTCTTTACTACtagtcctagggtgacaacgctaccTGAGAAATGCCCTAAACAGCAGGATCAGTGTTGTCTTGTGCACTCCCTGTAATGTGATGAAACACACAGGAAATCCATAGGGAGCCAAGATATCACTGCCAACACACAGAGATGCCTGCCCACATAGCATGAATGCAGAAACACAGAAAATGCATTTCAATTAAAATACCGGTAGTAGGAATTatggaataaaagtaaaaacactaCACATCAGATAGGGCCAGTCTGTAACAGTATAGGCATAGTTTAGGgtttagtacaggtagtccctgggttacacaccagatagggactgtaggtttgtttctaagttgaatttgtatgtcggaacaggtacattattttaatgaatgcaattaggacaacatattattaagcaggtactgtcagttactgtataaaatcctcactgtgagttaatcacaaacaaagcaaaaaaaaatactttgttgagcctagacattcaagaacgtctggagtaagctgtgcattgatatgcaaaaagaaacaactgcggagtttgtctcggtcaataaagagttacaagatgttacagaacagctcagtctcagctgtgtttagcaaatgagttcttctgcaagtcatgcaaactgccccctccccctatcaagcctctgtcctgcacacgaacaagcagggaagcccgttcatatctaggagtcgtccgtatgtcggatgtcctttactcgGCGACTACCTGTAATGCTTTACTAGATATATGGTCTGGTGATTTGAATACTGGCCAAACTAATAATTTTGGGGTTGTAACGCTGATAAAAATGTCGATTTCACAGTGGAACCATCAGATGATAAAAGGTTACCTCACCTGACTTTGCGCAAATTGGGAAGAGTAGGCAAACATTTTGAGAATATTCCCATCATTTTATCATCAATTTTCCATCCTGTAATTAGTGGAACAAAATAAGATCAATATTTCCTTTCTAAATCCAACAAAAACTTTAGAAAGCCTCTGCATTGGCTGTACAAGCTAATTCCATTTTCTGCTACATGTCACCAAATGAGCAACTTTACAGCACAGGTATGTGTATACAGTAgtctatttttgtttatttgttattgcTCACTATCACTATGTccctaaagctgggtacacacgtgcaatagttgttgttggaaaggatctttcacgatactttccagcgactaagcattgcacgatgcatgaacgagtgctgtacatacagctcgttctgctctatagagagcggacggggagaatgacggagcggcaccctgctgcgcgctctccctcttcactttcattacgatcggttgtccttcagatgatggacaacgggcgctgtacacggCAGGTTTTCGGCCGATATCggccgatatctgccctgagccgattatcggacgagaagcatcggacgtgtgtacatagcttaatttACATTAATTGATGTATGTATTTGTCACAAATAACCAATTTGTAGTGAAACTCTGGATTATATTACatctcattttttctttctttttagtgCCCAGGGACGTTGGTGATGAATCAATGTCTTATTTTACTAAGCACAATGGTTTGGAGGCTCTCAAACACAAAATGGCCTAGGTGCTTTTGACAAGGTGTCACACCAATGGTGTTAGGTTCAGAAATTATCTGTTTAATCACTGAAATCTAAAACAAATGACTAGCATATttcagggtttaaaaaaaaaacttgcttactAGCTTCAGAGttcattttgtaattaaaaaggtCAGAAATGGATACTAAACTCCTAGAATGAATGAAGAATGTAGAATGAATTCTCATTTATGACCAGATTTCAGTGGTTTTAAAACCACTAGcgctgtgttgttttttttttttttttaccgtattAGCCTCAGAATGCTCTTATATTGAAATCACTACGTGTGGAAACTGAACAAATGCTTGGCCCTTGCTAGTTTATCACCCAGAAAGTTCAAAAACAGTAAAAGTCCTTGCTATTTTTATATTAGCTCAGTGTCTGTTGTCTCCACAGCTAGATCACTATTATTGGTCGCCTTCTAAAATTGCCAGTTGTCCGGCTTTAATACTTAATCACTAATGGCTTTATTACCGAGTCACAGATATGGAAGAAGTAGGGTGCAAATGAAAGTTATGAAATGTCAGAATTCCTTCTCcttatatttgtttcattttaataacacagacaacaaaaaagatATTAACATTATAGATCAACATGACATGCAGGTAAAAAGAATTTGGGAGGAGTCAGCAATGACATCTGACCCATGACCGGTTTTCTGACAGGTTATGTCATATTAATTGCTTCTAATTATTTGTTAAACATCCCTTTTAATCCAGCTTctcaagttgtttttttattgtgacgTGCCATTATTCATTGTTCTGTTTGTTACAATGTAACCTGTCAATATCTAaaaacagaataagaacagaaGATACAGTACAAGATGAATATTGGGAATGTCACCTCTAATAGAAATTTCTCGTACAGATTTCCCGTCT is part of the Pyxicephalus adspersus chromosome 12, UCB_Pads_2.0, whole genome shotgun sequence genome and harbors:
- the LRRC71 gene encoding leucine-rich repeat-containing protein 71 isoform X5, producing the protein MRISKEDAGDQEQDVRDPMLLTDQLVIIRTVAMGKKTEKLLKDKALKENENDSQNAGVGPQDKTLLSPDDYQCTGNLEQDFSELCSRLGYIEFPRVVNKPRLPSTPASEKTAFADDPDWTSDKDSQVAHIKDCFSYFKPSIQIDVDNEDGKSVREISIRGWKIDDKMMGIFSKCLPTLPNLRKVSLWNVALTDATFSSLLTILQRCPSIRVFVLEGNPLPQQSYYKLISDDFMFSHISLRNNKINDEGARLISQALQSLKMTNKNLASLVLSYNHITDEGANHIAQALRFNRSLLSLNLSSNQIGDKGALALAEVLGHFSLTHAEIVERRRLLLDKEAQEQPRSPTTSRHADSKSERPPSHHSGSATEKVDKVQVQKTKQGITKKKEKETQKKEEKSTSNIASGNSNAASQAGGLTKKDELKTAKKQSMTFANCRAIICGHIGPLHKKPLPAQRESKAFLHSMMAGGSCGCIRMRTSCKTSHIFCVGVPEIKPSFRF
- the LRRC71 gene encoding leucine-rich repeat-containing protein 71 isoform X4; translated protein: MGKKTEKLLKDKALKENENDSQNAGVGPQDKTLLSPDDYQCTGNLEQDFSELCSRLGYIEFPRVVNKPRLPSTPASEKTAFADDPDWTSDKDSQVAHIKDCFSYFKPSIQIDVDNEDGKSVREISIRGWKIDDKMMGIFSKCLPTLPNLRKVSLWNVALTDATFSSLLTILQRCPSIRVFVLEGNPLPQQSYYKLISDDFMFSHISLRNNKINDEGARLISQALQSLKMTNKNLASLVLSYNHITDEGANHIAQALRFNRSLLSLNLSSNQIGDKGALALAEVLGHFSLTHAEIVERRRLLLDKEAQEQPRSPTTSRHADSKSERPPSHHSGSATEKVDKVQVQKTKQGITKKKEKETQKKEEKSTSNIASGNSNAASQAGGLTKKDELKTAKKQLTNPDQKNTRGESVKSATRRAAVPEQEQVERAEATSPLLEQAEFRDGKVFLPGNKVLISLNISRNRISELGLKGFLTAVETQVKETKPIPGSRSYTGLLRLAVRSNSFPADCPTLMLLQEIMLARDPIQKSYKSSEEEQPS